The sequence AAATTTATTCAAAATATCTCCTATATTTTTTGGCTCAATTTTATTAACATTTGGCTAAAAAAAGCATAAATTTAACCTTATATTTTTAACTTTTGTCTATTTTTAACACAAATTTATAACAGCAAATTTTAGCAATTATATAAAAAGAGTGACAAAGGCTATAAAAATACTTGACAATATAAGACTAAAGTTATATAATGCCGCCATTATAAAATAACTTAAGGAGCTTTAATGGCTGACATAACAGAAAATTTAACAGCGCAGATGCAAGAGACACTTGAAAAAGGCGTTAGCTTAGCGATCTTTTCTAAAAATCCACAAGTTGTGCCACTTCACGTCTTTTGGGCTTTACTCGCTGATAGCAATTCTATTTTAAATCAAGTATTTAATAAGATGAACATAAGCAAAGACGCAGTCGAGCTTGAGATAAAAAGCAAGATCTCGTCACTCCCAAGCAGCTCAAACGTCACAAAAGATAACGTTTCAGTTTCAAGAGAGCTTATAAATTCGCTTGAAAATGCAAAAGCTTTAATGGTAAGCATGGGCGATAGCTACATAGCTGTTGATACTTGGATCATCTCGGCTCTTGAGCTTAGTGAGATCAAACAAATTTTAAGCAAATTTTGCGACATCTTAGAGATCAAAAAGAATCTTGAGAGCATAAGAGGTGGTAAAAAGATAGATAGCCAAACTGGCGATGATACTCTTGATAGCTTAGAGAAATTTGGTATCGATCTAACACAAAAAGCCCTAAATAAAGAGCTTGATCCAGTCATCGGACGTGATGAAGAGATCACTAGAATGATGCAAATTTTAATAAGAAAGAGCAAAAATAACCCTATCTTGCTTGGTGAGCCAGGCGTTGGTAAAACAGCTATCGTTGAGGGGCTAGCTCAAAAGATAGTGGCTCGCGATGTGCCAACAAGCCTTGCAAACAAGCGTGTCATCGCACTTGATATGAGCGCAGTTGTAGCTGGAGCAAAGTATAGAGGCGAGTTTGAAGATAGGCTAAAAGCTGTCATCGACGAGGTCAAAAAAGCTGGCAATATCATACTTTTTATAGATGAAATTCACACCATAGTTGGAGCTGGTGCGAGCGAGGGCGGAATGGACGCTGCAAATATCCTAAAACCAGCTCTTGCACGTGGCGAGCTTCACGCTGTTGGTGCGACAACATTAAAAGAATATAGAAAATACTTTGAAAAAGATGCAGCACTTCAAAGACGTTTTCAGCCTATAGACGTTAAAGAGCCAAGCGTAAATGAGGCACTTCAAATTTTACGTGGTATAAAAGAGCGCCTAGAAGTTCATCACGGCATCACGATAACAGATAGCGCGCTAGTTGCCGCAGCAAGGCTAAGTGACCGATATATCGCAAACCGCTTCTTGCCAGATAAAGCGATAGACCTTATAGACGAGGCAGCAGCTGAGCTTAAGATGCAAATAGAGAGCGAGCCATACGAGCTTTCAAAGATAAAACGCGAGATCGTAACGCTTCAAGTAGAAAAAGAAGCGCTAAAGATGGAGGATGCGGATAAAAATAAAGAGAGACTTGGCGAGATCGAAAAAGAGATAGCTGACCTAAATGAGAAAAAACTAGCACTTGATACTAAATTTGAAAATGAAAAGGCCGTTTTTGGCGGAATTTCAAAAGCAACAAAAGAGATCGATAGCTTAAAATCACAAGCTGAGATAGCAAAAAGAAATGGCGATCTTCAAAAGGCTGCCGAGATAGAATACGGCAAGATAGCTGACGCTAAAAAGCACAAACACGAGCTTGAAGAAAAATGGGAGCACATGAAAAAAGAGGGCGTGCTTCTTAAAAATCAAGTCGATGAAGAGCTTGTAGCTGAAATTTTGAGCAAATGGACTGGAATTTCAGTTAAAAAGATGCTAACAAGCGAAAAAGAGAAATATCTGCGCATCGAAGAGCATCTAAGAGAGAGCGTTGTCGGT is a genomic window of Campylobacter concisus containing:
- a CDS encoding ATP-dependent Clp protease ATP-binding subunit produces the protein MADITENLTAQMQETLEKGVSLAIFSKNPQVVPLHVFWALLADSNSILNQVFNKMNISKDAVELEIKSKISSLPSSSNVTKDNVSVSRELINSLENAKALMVSMGDSYIAVDTWIISALELSEIKQILSKFCDILEIKKNLESIRGGKKIDSQTGDDTLDSLEKFGIDLTQKALNKELDPVIGRDEEITRMMQILIRKSKNNPILLGEPGVGKTAIVEGLAQKIVARDVPTSLANKRVIALDMSAVVAGAKYRGEFEDRLKAVIDEVKKAGNIILFIDEIHTIVGAGASEGGMDAANILKPALARGELHAVGATTLKEYRKYFEKDAALQRRFQPIDVKEPSVNEALQILRGIKERLEVHHGITITDSALVAAARLSDRYIANRFLPDKAIDLIDEAAAELKMQIESEPYELSKIKREIVTLQVEKEALKMEDADKNKERLGEIEKEIADLNEKKLALDTKFENEKAVFGGISKATKEIDSLKSQAEIAKRNGDLQKAAEIEYGKIADAKKHKHELEEKWEHMKKEGVLLKNQVDEELVAEILSKWTGISVKKMLTSEKEKYLRIEEHLRESVVGQDDALHALARAVKRNKAGLNEGQRPIGSFLFLGPTGVGKTQSAKALAKFLFDDEKALIRFDMSEYMEKHSVSRLLGAPPGYVGYDEGGQLTEAVRRRPYSVILFDEVEKAHKDVFNILLGILDDGRATDNKGVTVDFKNTIIILTSNIASNFIMELKGEDRDVAVKNELKNYFKPEFLNRLDDTIIFNPLNEQGLISIVEIMFKELEKTLHNRGIKAVLSEEAKKFIAKAGFDIVYGARPLRRALYELVEDKIADMILKDELESGDEITIDSNGEKIIIKKK